A single window of Athene noctua chromosome 1, bAthNoc1.hap1.1, whole genome shotgun sequence DNA harbors:
- the EIF4A3 gene encoding eukaryotic initiation factor 4A-III — translation MSGSAGSGGTTGSARKRLMKEEDMTKVEFETSEEVDVTPTFDTMGLREDLLRGIYAYGFEKPSAIQQRAIKQIIKGRDVIAQSQSGTGKTATFSISVLQCLDIQVRETQALILAPTRELAVQIQKGLLALGDYMNVQCHACIGGTNVGEDIRKLDYGQHVVAGTPGRVFDMIRRRSLRTRAIKMLVLDEADEMLNKGFKEQIYDVYRYLPPATQVVLISATLPHEILEMTNKFMTDPIRILVKRDELTLEGIKQFFVAVEREEWKFDTLCDLYDTLTITQAVIFCNTKRKVDWLTEKMREANFTVSSMHGDMPQKERESIMKEFRSGASRVLISTDVWARGLDVPQVSLIINYDLPNNRELYIHRIGRSGRYGRKGVAINFVKNDDIRILRDIEQYYSTQIDEMPMNVADLI, via the exons ATGTCGGGGTCAGCGGGATCTGGCGGAACGACCGGCTCGGCTCGGAAGCGGCTGATGAAGGAGGAGGACATGACGAAGGTGGAGTTCGAGACGAGCGAGGAGGTGGACGTGACGCCCACCTTCGACACCATGGGGCTGCGGGAGGACCTGCTGCGCGGTATCTACGCCTACG GTTTTGAGAAGCCCTCAGCTATCCAGCAGAGAGCCATCAAGCAGATAATCAAGGGGAGAGACGTGATCGCCCA GTCGCAGTCAGGAACAGGGAAGACAGCAACATTCTCCATctctgttctgcagtgcctggaTATACAG GTTCGTGAGACCCAGGCGTTGATCTTGGCACCAACTCGGGAGCTGGCTGTACAGATTCAGAAG GGTCTTCTTGCTCTGGGAGACTACATGAATGTCCAGTGTCATGCCTGCATTGGAGGGACCAATGTGGGCGAAGATATCCGGAAACTGGATTATGGGCAGCATGTTGTTGCTGGCACTCCAGGCCGTGTATTTG ATATGATTCGTCGGCGAAGTTTAAGGACTCGTGCCATCAAAATGCTGGTTTTGGATGAAGCAGATGAAATGCTcaataaag GTTTTAAGGAGCAGATTTATGATGTGTACAGATACTTGCCTCCAGCCACACAGGTGGTTCTGATCAGTGCCACTTTGCCTCATGAAATTCTGGAGATGACCAACAAATTCATGACAGACCCCATTCGCATCTTGGTGAAACG TGATGAGCTGACCCTCGAAGGAATCAAGCAGTTTTTTGTGGCTGTGGAGAGAGAAGAATGGAAGTTTGACACTTTGTGTGATCTCTACGACACTCTCACAATCACCCAGGCTGTCATCTTCTGTAACACCAAGAGAAAG GTAGACTGGCTTACAGAGAAGATGAGGGAAGCCAACTTCACCGTTTCATCCATGCATGGGGACATGCCACAAAAGGAGAGGGAGTCCATCATGAAAGAGTTTCGATCCGGTGCAAG CCGAGTCCTTATTTCAACAGATGTTTGGGCTAGAGGCCTGGATGTGCCTCAGGTGTCCCTCATCATTAACTACGACTTACCAAACAACAGAGAACTCTACATACACAG AATTGGCCGATCAGGCAGATATGGTCGAAAAGGTGTTGCCATCAACTTTGTGAAGAATGATGACATACGCATCCTGCGAGACATTGAGCAGTACTACTCCACCCAGATAGATGAGATGCCCATGAATG tTGCTGATCTTATCTGA